One Alphaproteobacteria bacterium HT1-32 genomic region harbors:
- a CDS encoding trimethylamine methyltransferase: MSDPAVEQESGRKRGRSGGRDARRALRSKDTSVSVPFITRGIPTFDVLNDEGLDLIERNTDILLQEVGIDFRGDDEVLRMWRDAGASVDGERVRFEPGMLKNIIQATAPRQFTQHARNPERSVQIGGPHTVLAPAYGPPFVRDLDGGRRYGTIQDFQNFVKLAYLSRGLHHSGGTVCEPVDLPVNKRHLDMVYAHIKYSDKPFMGSVTAPKRAEDTMTMVRLLFGEDFVDQNCVVINLINANSPMVFDDTMLGALKVYARANQACVVSPFILAGAMSPVTVAGTLTQLYAEALAGMALTQLCRPGAPVVFGTFASSISMQSGAPTFGTPEPAMVLLGAGQLARRLGVPFRSGGNLCGSKIADAQAAYESAQTFQPTLNGGVNFVLHAAGWLEGGLCMSYEKFMMDVDQCAAARTYLGGVDLSENGQAMDAVREVGPGSHFLGCAHTQANFETAFFRSTLADNNSFEQWLAEGSQDIQQRANAAWKKALAEYEAPPLAPEIDAAILDFINQRKASEPDSDV, translated from the coding sequence ATGAGTGACCCCGCAGTTGAACAGGAAAGTGGCCGCAAACGTGGACGCAGTGGCGGTCGTGATGCCCGCCGGGCACTCCGCTCAAAGGACACTTCGGTTTCCGTTCCCTTCATCACGCGGGGCATCCCGACCTTCGATGTACTGAATGACGAAGGGCTGGATCTGATTGAACGCAATACGGATATCCTTCTGCAGGAAGTCGGCATCGACTTCCGGGGTGATGATGAGGTGCTCCGGATGTGGCGCGATGCAGGCGCATCCGTCGATGGCGAACGTGTCCGGTTCGAACCAGGAATGCTCAAGAACATCATACAGGCCACCGCTCCACGGCAATTTACTCAGCATGCCCGAAACCCGGAGCGATCGGTCCAGATTGGTGGCCCGCATACGGTACTGGCCCCGGCTTACGGCCCGCCCTTTGTCCGTGACCTCGATGGCGGCCGCCGCTATGGCACCATTCAAGATTTCCAGAATTTTGTGAAACTCGCCTATCTCTCGCGCGGGCTACATCATTCCGGCGGCACAGTCTGCGAACCGGTTGACCTGCCGGTCAACAAGCGTCACCTGGATATGGTCTATGCCCATATCAAATATTCCGACAAACCCTTCATGGGCTCGGTCACCGCCCCGAAACGGGCTGAAGACACCATGACGATGGTGCGCCTGCTGTTCGGCGAAGATTTCGTTGATCAGAATTGTGTTGTCATAAACCTGATCAATGCCAATTCCCCGATGGTTTTCGATGACACAATGCTGGGAGCACTGAAAGTCTACGCCCGCGCCAATCAGGCCTGCGTCGTCTCTCCCTTCATTCTGGCCGGAGCGATGAGCCCGGTTACCGTCGCCGGCACCCTGACCCAGCTTTATGCCGAGGCGCTGGCCGGAATGGCCCTGACCCAGCTTTGCCGCCCCGGTGCGCCGGTTGTCTTCGGCACCTTCGCCTCTTCAATCTCCATGCAGTCCGGCGCGCCAACCTTTGGCACACCCGAACCTGCGATGGTCCTGCTGGGTGCCGGTCAGCTTGCCCGCCGTCTGGGTGTGCCATTCCGCAGCGGCGGCAATCTCTGTGGATCGAAAATCGCCGATGCCCAGGCTGCTTATGAAAGTGCCCAGACTTTCCAGCCAACCCTGAATGGCGGCGTGAATTTCGTCCTGCATGCCGCTGGCTGGCTCGAAGGCGGGCTCTGCATGAGTTATGAGAAATTCATGATGGATGTCGATCAATGCGCCGCCGCACGCACCTATCTCGGTGGCGTTGATCTGAGCGAAAACGGGCAGGCAATGGATGCCGTGCGTGAAGTCGGACCGGGATCGCATTTCCTTGGCTGCGCCCATACCCAGGCGAACTTCGAGACCGCTTTCTTCCGGTCGACGCTGGCTGATAACAATTCGTTCGAACAATGGCTGGCCGAAGGATCACAAGATATTCAGCAGCGCGCCAACGCTGCCTGGAAGAAAGCACTGGCCGAATATGAGGCCCCGCCACTGGCCCCGGAAATCGATGCAGCAATTCTTGACTTCATCAACCAGCGAAAAGCTTCCGAACCGGATTCAGATGTCTGA
- a CDS encoding winged helix-turn-helix transcriptional regulator: MAGLKLDEIDLKMLAALQQDGRLTNRLLAERVGLTPSPCHARLRRLIDAGVIAGFHASLNLAKVGPVAIFFVEVTLREHTAQTFRKFEAAMQQAPEVIECHGTGGGFDYLLKVVARDVSHYQAFIQHHLDADVGIGKYFSYVVTNTVKSDSAIPLS, from the coding sequence ATGGCCGGTTTGAAGCTCGACGAAATTGATCTGAAGATGCTGGCCGCATTACAGCAGGATGGCCGGCTGACCAATCGCCTGCTGGCAGAGCGTGTCGGACTGACACCAAGCCCCTGTCACGCCCGCCTGAGACGCCTGATTGATGCCGGTGTCATCGCCGGATTTCACGCTTCCCTGAATCTCGCAAAAGTCGGCCCGGTTGCCATCTTCTTTGTCGAGGTGACATTGCGTGAACATACAGCCCAGACCTTCCGGAAGTTTGAAGCCGCCATGCAGCAGGCACCGGAAGTGATTGAATGTCACGGTACCGGCGGCGGGTTCGATTACCTGCTGAAAGTCGTTGCCCGAGACGTTTCCCATTATCAGGCATTCATTCAGCATCACCTCGATGCCGATGTCGGTATCGGTAAATATTTCAGCTATGTGGTCACCAACACGGTCAAGAGCGACAGCGCAATTCCCCTCTCCTGA
- a CDS encoding isocitrate/isopropylmalate dehydrogenase family protein, which translates to MKLLVLPGDDIGPEIVPVAVEVLEAVNRKFGLGVELTYAKVGMEAYAESGSTMPDALVAQAKAHDGVILGPLGTYAYPPKEEGGINPSGGFRKALDLYANLRPAKTYQGVPSTVTAMDMVVARENTEGFYADRNMFAGSGEFMPTEDVALAVRKITRAGCERIARSAFTLAQRRRKKVAVVHKANVLKMSCGMFRDISFDVAKEFPDVEVEELIIDAAAAHLVRRPASFDVLLTSNMYGDILSDLACELSGGLGMGPSINVGDQFGLAQASHGSAPDIAGQDKANPGGIVLSVAMLLGWLGDRHNRPEYHQAQQAIDSAVTRQLQDPAGRTGDLGGTAGTRSFGEQLVKAIMA; encoded by the coding sequence ATGAAGCTGCTTGTTTTGCCCGGCGATGATATCGGTCCGGAAATTGTACCTGTCGCCGTCGAAGTACTGGAGGCGGTCAACCGCAAGTTTGGCCTGGGGGTCGAACTGACCTATGCGAAAGTCGGGATGGAGGCTTATGCGGAAAGCGGCTCGACGATGCCGGACGCGCTGGTGGCGCAGGCAAAAGCACATGATGGTGTGATTCTCGGGCCTCTGGGCACTTATGCCTATCCGCCAAAGGAAGAAGGCGGCATCAATCCATCCGGTGGATTCCGCAAGGCACTTGACCTCTATGCCAACCTGCGCCCGGCAAAAACCTATCAGGGTGTACCTTCCACGGTAACAGCCATGGATATGGTTGTGGCCCGGGAGAATACCGAAGGCTTTTATGCGGACCGTAACATGTTTGCCGGTTCCGGCGAGTTCATGCCGACGGAAGACGTGGCACTTGCCGTCCGGAAAATTACACGGGCGGGATGCGAAAGGATCGCCCGCAGCGCCTTTACGCTGGCACAGCGCCGGCGCAAGAAGGTCGCCGTTGTCCATAAGGCAAATGTGCTGAAAATGAGCTGCGGCATGTTCCGGGATATTTCGTTCGATGTTGCGAAAGAGTTTCCGGATGTTGAGGTCGAAGAACTGATCATTGATGCAGCGGCGGCCCATCTGGTGCGCCGTCCGGCCAGTTTTGATGTTCTTCTGACCAGCAATATGTATGGGGATATTCTCTCCGACCTGGCTTGCGAGCTTTCAGGCGGGCTGGGCATGGGGCCGTCAATTAATGTCGGTGATCAGTTTGGTCTGGCGCAGGCATCGCATGGTTCTGCACCGGATATTGCGGGTCAGGACAAGGCCAACCCCGGCGGGATCGTTCTGTCCGTGGCAATGCTGCTGGGCTGGCTGGGCGATCGCCATAACCGGCCTGAATACCATCAGGCACAGCAGGCAATTGATAGTGCGGTGACCCGCCAGTTGCAGGATCCGGCAGGCCGGACCGGCGATTTGGGTGGTACGGCAGGCACCCGTTCATTCGGGGAACAGCTTGTGAAGGCGATCATGGCCTGA
- a CDS encoding 3-phosphoglycerate dehydrogenase: protein MADIVVSEFLDDAALARLAAYEVHYDPDLVDHPEDLIEACRGARGLIVRNRTKVTRALLEAASKLEVVGRLGVGLDQIDLPACAEHDVTVCPASGANALAVAEYVIGSIFHLSRLSLSNTPAVLAGAWPRTKTREWEVAGRTLGIIGFGHIGRMTAGLARGLGMRIIACDPFLDDHDPAWTEAERRDLPALLAEADTVSLHVPLTDSTRGMIGAAEIDQMKATAFLINTARGGVVDNEAVATRLRDGKLGGAALDVFEGEPLSAEQAFPLRDAPNLILTPHIAGLTDEALDRVSTMTVSNVLRVLESN from the coding sequence ATGGCTGATATCGTCGTTTCGGAATTTCTGGATGACGCCGCGCTGGCGCGGCTTGCTGCTTATGAAGTGCATTATGATCCTGACCTGGTGGACCACCCTGAGGATCTGATTGAAGCCTGCCGGGGTGCCCGCGGGCTGATTGTCCGCAATCGTACGAAGGTTACCCGTGCCTTGCTGGAGGCAGCATCAAAGCTCGAAGTTGTCGGACGGCTGGGGGTTGGACTTGATCAGATCGACTTGCCGGCCTGTGCTGAACATGACGTGACGGTCTGTCCGGCCAGCGGTGCAAATGCACTGGCGGTGGCAGAATATGTCATCGGCTCCATCTTTCATCTTTCTCGGCTGTCGCTGTCGAACACGCCGGCGGTTCTTGCCGGTGCCTGGCCGCGTACGAAAACCCGGGAATGGGAAGTGGCCGGTCGCACATTGGGAATTATCGGATTTGGCCATATCGGACGAATGACGGCGGGTCTGGCCCGTGGCCTGGGTATGCGGATCATCGCCTGCGATCCGTTTCTTGATGATCACGACCCGGCCTGGACGGAAGCAGAGCGACGCGATCTTCCGGCACTGCTGGCAGAGGCGGATACGGTCAGCCTGCATGTGCCCCTGACCGACAGCACACGCGGCATGATTGGTGCGGCAGAAATCGACCAGATGAAAGCCACAGCCTTTTTGATCAATACCGCACGTGGTGGTGTTGTTGATAACGAAGCCGTGGCAACTCGTCTGCGTGACGGAAAGCTCGGCGGGGCGGCGCTGGATGTATTTGAAGGTGAGCCGCTCAGTGCAGAACAGGCTTTCCCGCTCCGCGATGCCCCGAACCTGATTCTCACGCCCCATATTGCGGGCCTGACGGATGAAGCACTTGACCGGGTCAGTACAATGACGGTTTCGAATGTCCTGCGGGTTCTGGAAAGCAACTGA
- the speB gene encoding agmatinase produces the protein MPNIENYPEFADPQARPRYTGLPTFMRAPYRETFADVDIGLIGIPYDGGVTNRTGARHGPREIRNQSSLMRKINQASKIAPFDLCRVADIGDAWVASPFHLEESLAEIGEFYQRVHQAGITPISAGGDHSVTLPIFRGICADRPVGMVHFDAHCDTGDDYLGSKFHHGAPFRRAVEEGLLDPKRTIQIGIRGGVNDTDIWKFSHDSGMRVIYIEEFYEIGVKGVIEEARRVVGDGPTYVSFDVDGLDPVYAPGTGTPECGGFSTLEAQLMIRGLRGLNLVGGDVVEVAPPFDPTGNTALVGATIMFEILCIVADSLAARRG, from the coding sequence ATGCCGAATATCGAAAACTATCCGGAATTTGCTGATCCTCAGGCCCGTCCCCGCTATACCGGGCTGCCAACTTTTATGCGTGCCCCTTACCGCGAAACCTTCGCGGATGTGGATATTGGTCTGATCGGTATTCCCTATGATGGCGGCGTGACCAATCGCACCGGTGCCCGGCATGGTCCGCGCGAGATTCGCAATCAGTCGAGCCTGATGCGCAAAATTAATCAGGCCTCGAAAATTGCGCCGTTCGATCTTTGCCGCGTTGCCGATATCGGCGATGCCTGGGTCGCCAGCCCGTTCCATCTGGAAGAAAGTCTGGCAGAGATCGGAGAATTTTATCAGCGGGTTCATCAGGCCGGGATTACACCGATTTCAGCTGGTGGCGACCATTCAGTCACCCTGCCCATTTTCCGCGGCATTTGCGCCGACAGGCCGGTCGGCATGGTACATTTCGATGCACATTGCGATACCGGCGATGATTACCTCGGATCCAAATTTCATCACGGTGCGCCGTTTCGCCGGGCTGTTGAGGAAGGTCTGCTGGACCCCAAACGGACCATCCAGATTGGCATTCGCGGTGGCGTGAATGATACGGATATCTGGAAGTTCAGCCATGATAGCGGCATGCGGGTCATCTATATCGAGGAATTCTACGAGATCGGCGTGAAGGGGGTGATCGAGGAAGCCCGGCGTGTTGTCGGTGATGGTCCGACCTATGTCAGTTTTGACGTTGATGGCCTCGATCCGGTTTATGCGCCGGGAACGGGCACCCCTGAATGCGGCGGGTTCTCTACATTGGAGGCGCAGCTGATGATTCGCGGGCTGCGCGGGCTTAACTTGGTCGGCGGGGATGTGGTGGAGGTGGCCCCACCTTTCGACCCGACAGGAAATACAGCTCTGGTCGGGGCGACCATCATGTTTGAAATTCTTTGCATTGTTGCCGACTCACTTGCGGCACGGAGGGGCTGA
- a CDS encoding hydantoinase/carbamoylase family amidase, with translation MSTNLLTNRDRLWDSLMSMAEVGPGTEGGSRRLALTDEDLAGRELFISWCREAGCRIGIDQMGNIFARREGTDPDAAPVMTGSHLDTQPHGGKFDGVYGVLAGLEVIRSLNDMNIQTRAPVEVVCWTNEEGSRFSPAMVGSGVFVGQFTLDYGLARTDADGITLGSELVRIGHNGGEPCAPRPVAAYFEAHIEQGPILEGAEKTIGVVTGGQGSSWFEVTFSGQDSHAGTTPMNVRRDALLGAARLVVAVNEIGLRNQEVGVTTVGRLDVEPNSRNTIPGAVSLDADIRAFSQDALEAMGRDMEAAARDIARDLGLDVTCTLLARKAPTVFDKGMVDLVRRSSEKLGLAHMDIVSGAGHDAIYLSAIAPTAMIFIPCENGLSHNEAESATPDDITAGTNVLLAAMLQAAGQD, from the coding sequence ATGTCGACCAACCTGCTGACCAACCGCGATCGCCTCTGGGACAGCCTGATGTCGATGGCTGAAGTCGGACCGGGCACAGAGGGTGGCAGTCGCCGTCTTGCCCTGACAGATGAAGACCTGGCCGGGCGTGAGCTGTTTATCAGCTGGTGCCGGGAGGCCGGCTGTCGCATCGGGATTGACCAGATGGGCAATATCTTCGCCCGTCGTGAGGGAACAGACCCGGATGCCGCGCCAGTGATGACAGGCAGCCATCTCGATACCCAGCCACATGGCGGCAAGTTTGACGGCGTCTATGGTGTGCTGGCCGGGCTGGAGGTTATCCGCTCCCTGAACGACATGAATATTCAGACCCGTGCACCGGTTGAGGTGGTTTGCTGGACGAATGAAGAAGGCTCCCGGTTTTCACCGGCAATGGTCGGCTCGGGCGTGTTCGTCGGACAGTTCACCCTTGATTACGGTCTGGCGCGAACTGACGCTGACGGGATAACCCTTGGCAGTGAGCTTGTGCGTATCGGGCATAATGGCGGGGAACCCTGCGCGCCTCGTCCGGTTGCCGCCTACTTTGAAGCGCATATCGAACAGGGGCCGATTCTTGAAGGGGCCGAAAAAACCATTGGTGTGGTTACCGGCGGGCAGGGATCAAGCTGGTTCGAGGTGACCTTCAGCGGTCAGGACAGCCATGCCGGAACAACCCCGATGAATGTCCGTCGGGATGCGCTGCTGGGGGCGGCGCGTCTGGTCGTGGCGGTGAACGAGATCGGGCTCAGGAATCAGGAGGTCGGCGTCACCACGGTTGGTCGTCTTGATGTCGAACCGAACAGTCGCAACACCATTCCGGGCGCTGTCAGTCTGGATGCGGATATCAGGGCCTTCAGTCAGGATGCGCTTGAGGCAATGGGGCGTGATATGGAAGCAGCGGCAAGAGACATCGCCAGAGACCTTGGTCTGGACGTCACCTGTACCTTGCTGGCCCGCAAGGCACCGACGGTTTTTGACAAGGGAATGGTTGATCTGGTGCGCCGGTCATCCGAGAAACTGGGGCTGGCACATATGGATATCGTCTCCGGTGCGGGACATGACGCCATTTACCTGTCGGCTATTGCACCAACAGCCATGATCTTCATTCCCTGCGAGAATGGTCTCAGCCACAACGAGGCAGAATCCGCGACCCCTGACGACATCACCGCCGGAACCAATGTCCTGCTGGCTGCAATGTTGCAGGCAGCGGGGCAGGATTAG
- a CDS encoding DUF427 domain-containing protein, with the protein MSRRITITPAKTTFEVRYNGAVIASSDRVQMLVEAGHDPVPYFPLDSVDHSRLAATDHRTSCPYKGEASYWSVTVDGKSSENAVWSYADPLEEVMEIAGHMAFYANRMEKIGPVE; encoded by the coding sequence ATGTCACGACGGATAACCATTACCCCGGCAAAGACAACCTTTGAAGTTCGTTATAATGGTGCGGTCATTGCCAGCAGCGACAGGGTACAGATGCTGGTGGAGGCGGGTCATGACCCGGTGCCTTATTTTCCCCTCGATTCTGTCGATCACAGCCGGCTGGCTGCCACCGATCATCGTACTTCCTGTCCCTACAAGGGGGAGGCGAGTTACTGGTCAGTTACGGTCGACGGGAAGTCATCTGAAAATGCTGTCTGGAGTTATGCGGATCCGCTGGAAGAGGTGATGGAAATCGCCGGTCATATGGCGTTCTATGCCAACAGAATGGAGAAAATTGGACCTGTGGAGTAA
- a CDS encoding helix-turn-helix domain-containing protein — MTEHAFLKGSTADGPVKVHFLLLPDFSLTAFTAAIEPLRLANYVSGREVYYWETCALQGQPVKASLGATILPTSAVENVRYPDNVVLCGGMGGHKFHDRDLIRTVKRWANAGTHLGTLDSGTFILARAGLLDDHRCTLHWEFLDSFVEEFPEVDVRPSLYEIDRRMFTCAGGDAAGDMMLNEIVGRLGPEVAGAVSEQLMHERIRDGSDIQHLPVHARMRISHPQLVKAIREMEQNMEDPLTREEIARRVGLSQRQLERLFRRYLNTTPARHYLRLRLLRARHLLLQTTLSITGIAVASGFCSTSHFSRCYREVFGHSPRDERRWSDDSTVFPVNEPEQQAIGF; from the coding sequence ATGACTGAACATGCGTTTCTGAAGGGCTCGACTGCTGATGGACCCGTTAAAGTCCATTTCCTTCTGTTGCCTGATTTCTCTCTGACCGCCTTTACCGCAGCTATCGAACCGCTTCGGCTCGCCAACTATGTCAGTGGCCGGGAAGTTTATTACTGGGAGACCTGCGCCCTGCAGGGACAGCCGGTGAAGGCCAGTCTCGGCGCCACCATTCTGCCGACCAGCGCTGTGGAGAACGTGCGCTATCCTGATAATGTCGTGCTCTGTGGTGGCATGGGGGGACACAAATTCCATGACCGTGATCTGATACGGACCGTCAAACGCTGGGCAAATGCCGGCACCCATCTGGGCACGCTGGATTCCGGCACTTTCATCCTCGCCCGGGCTGGCCTGCTGGATGATCACCGTTGCACCCTGCACTGGGAATTCCTCGATTCCTTTGTTGAGGAATTCCCTGAGGTTGATGTGCGACCGTCATTGTATGAAATCGACCGGAGAATGTTCACCTGTGCCGGTGGTGACGCGGCCGGCGACATGATGCTGAATGAAATCGTGGGCCGTCTTGGCCCTGAAGTCGCTGGCGCCGTCAGCGAACAGCTGATGCATGAGCGCATCCGCGACGGCAGCGATATCCAGCATCTGCCGGTTCATGCCCGGATGCGGATCAGCCATCCGCAACTTGTGAAAGCCATCCGCGAGATGGAGCAGAACATGGAAGACCCGCTGACGCGTGAGGAAATCGCCCGCCGTGTCGGCCTGTCCCAGCGCCAGCTTGAGCGCCTGTTCAGGCGCTATCTCAACACCACACCGGCCCGGCATTATCTGCGGCTCAGGCTGCTGCGGGCGCGGCACCTGCTGTTACAGACAACCCTGTCGATCACAGGGATCGCGGTTGCCAGCGGCTTTTGTTCAACTTCACATTTTTCGCGATGCTACCGGGAAGTCTTCGGACATTCACCCCGGGACGAACGCCGGTGGAGTGATGACAGCACAGTCTTCCCTGTCAACGAACCCGAACAGCAGGCAATCGGTTTCTGA
- a CDS encoding HAMP domain-containing protein — protein sequence MILASCRIRGRKTMRFNPGLRMQLTLATGVLLALSTLTVAVIACYIVSIDLKAEVVARQNASLRAAAILLRKNFPETTFSISASGRVEGLRMSEIPEFSDHTMIDEIGLVTGETATVFKWEEDTKDFWRKTTNIIKDDGARAVGTPLGQKGRVYPVLTSGRTYNGEATILGKDYYTIYEPIFSPQKQVVGILYAGVLKSNLDSALWNIVRGVAVSALIATALGILIAVLMTRLITAPLPALSALMRRLSGGETNIDIPFDSRGDEIGGMARALDVFRANMLEKDELEKQQHMEREQTEQRNRESRGRLADSFEEQVGGLVGTVSEAASGMRLSADKVSQTTDQARTGTDQANSAAVEANANVQSVSAAAEELSSSIEEIRQQVARSSDIATRAVNEAGSAQERMDGLVTAAQRVGEVVSLIADIAEQTNLLALNATIEAARAGDAGKGFAVVASEVKTLASQTAKATEDISKQVGTIQTATTGAAEAIAGISTIIREIEQIAGELTSSIDQQGAATSEIASSVHRGSESVMTASSRIGEVKDIVAITDTSAREMRDATERLETVAQEMREKLSGFLSQIRN from the coding sequence ATGATTTTGGCGTCGTGCCGAATTCGGGGGAGGAAAACAATGAGATTTAATCCTGGATTGCGAATGCAACTGACGCTGGCGACCGGTGTGTTGCTGGCTTTGTCGACCCTGACCGTTGCTGTTATCGCCTGCTACATCGTCAGCATCGACCTCAAGGCAGAAGTGGTCGCCCGTCAGAATGCGAGCTTGCGTGCTGCGGCTATTCTCCTCCGCAAGAACTTCCCCGAGACGACTTTCAGCATCTCCGCTTCAGGTAGGGTTGAGGGGCTGAGGATGTCGGAAATTCCGGAATTTTCTGATCATACGATGATTGACGAAATCGGTCTTGTTACCGGCGAGACGGCAACGGTTTTCAAATGGGAAGAGGACACGAAAGACTTCTGGCGCAAAACCACCAACATCATCAAGGATGATGGTGCACGGGCCGTCGGGACGCCGCTGGGGCAGAAAGGCCGGGTGTATCCGGTTCTTACCTCTGGCAGGACCTATAACGGTGAAGCGACGATTCTGGGTAAAGACTACTACACAATTTATGAGCCAATATTCTCACCGCAAAAGCAGGTTGTCGGAATTCTGTATGCCGGGGTCCTGAAATCAAATCTGGATTCAGCATTGTGGAATATTGTCCGTGGTGTCGCTGTTTCCGCGCTGATTGCGACCGCACTGGGCATTCTGATTGCTGTTCTGATGACAAGGCTGATAACCGCACCGTTACCGGCCCTGTCCGCACTCATGCGACGCCTGTCTGGTGGCGAAACGAATATCGATATCCCGTTTGACAGCCGCGGAGACGAGATTGGCGGTATGGCACGCGCACTTGATGTATTCCGGGCCAACATGCTGGAAAAAGACGAGTTGGAGAAACAGCAGCATATGGAGCGGGAACAGACCGAACAGCGCAACCGGGAATCACGTGGCAGGCTGGCTGATTCTTTTGAAGAACAGGTTGGGGGCCTGGTCGGAACCGTGTCTGAAGCTGCTTCCGGGATGCGGCTCTCGGCAGACAAGGTCAGCCAGACAACGGATCAGGCAAGGACAGGCACCGACCAGGCGAATAGTGCTGCGGTTGAAGCGAATGCAAATGTTCAGTCGGTAAGTGCTGCTGCAGAAGAACTGTCATCCTCGATCGAGGAAATTCGCCAGCAGGTGGCCCGATCAAGTGACATTGCCACGCGGGCTGTCAATGAAGCAGGCAGTGCCCAGGAACGCATGGATGGACTGGTTACCGCTGCACAGCGTGTGGGTGAGGTGGTCAGCCTTATTGCGGATATCGCAGAGCAGACCAATCTGCTGGCCCTGAATGCAACGATTGAAGCTGCCCGGGCAGGTGATGCGGGCAAGGGGTTTGCGGTAGTCGCCAGTGAGGTGAAAACGCTGGCGTCACAGACTGCCAAGGCGACCGAAGATATCAGCAAACAGGTCGGTACAATTCAGACAGCGACTACCGGTGCGGCGGAAGCCATTGCCGGGATTTCCACGATCATCCGGGAGATCGAACAGATTGCCGGTGAGCTGACATCGTCGATTGATCAGCAGGGCGCTGCAACTTCAGAGATCGCGAGCAGTGTTCACCGGGGCTCGGAAAGTGTCATGACGGCATCATCCCGGATTGGCGAGGTGAAGGATATCGTTGCTATCACAGATACTTCGGCACGAGAGATGCGGGATGCAACGGAAAGGCTTGAAACAGTCGCACAGGAAATGCGTGAAAAGCTGAGCGGCTTTCTGTCACAGATACGAAACTGA
- a CDS encoding aminotransferase class III-fold pyridoxal phosphate-dependent enzyme, producing MRNIPLEQIDRDTVIHPMTQMGAFSRGELGDPRIIETASGIRIRDSKGKEMIDAFAGLYCVNIGYGQTRVADAIAEQAHKLAYYHVYAGHSHEPVIRLSEKIIELAPEGMSRVYYGLSGSDANETQAKLVWYYHNVRGKPEKKKIISRHRGYHGSSVMAGSLTGLPIFHKMFDLPLDMVRHTTAPHHYWEAAPGMSERDFSKKCAADLEAMIQAEGPETVGAFIAEPMLGTGGIVPPPEGYWDEIQPVLNKHDILLIADEVVCGFGRLGSNFGSQHYNMKPDLMSVAKGLTSAYLPLSGCIVGDRVWKAIEEGSDELGVFNHGWTYSAHPICAAAAIANLELIEEQKLTENAATTGAHFIKGLKDAFAGHSHLAEVRGEGLLAAVEFVADPGSKKPFEKGQKVAAKLAMACADEGVICRAMPHGDVLGFAPPLILTPAEADEIVDKVSRGVKKGFDRLIADGVI from the coding sequence CTGAGAAACATTCCGCTCGAACAGATCGACCGGGATACGGTGATCCACCCGATGACCCAGATGGGCGCGTTCTCCCGCGGGGAACTGGGTGATCCGCGAATCATCGAAACGGCATCGGGCATCCGCATCCGTGACAGCAAGGGCAAGGAAATGATTGATGCCTTTGCCGGTCTTTATTGCGTTAATATCGGCTATGGCCAGACCAGGGTTGCTGATGCCATCGCTGAGCAGGCACATAAGCTGGCTTACTATCATGTCTATGCCGGTCATTCGCATGAACCGGTGATCCGCCTGTCCGAAAAAATCATCGAACTCGCGCCGGAAGGCATGTCGCGGGTTTATTACGGTCTGTCCGGGTCTGACGCCAACGAGACTCAGGCAAAGCTGGTCTGGTATTACCACAATGTCCGGGGCAAACCGGAAAAGAAGAAGATCATTTCACGCCATCGCGGCTATCATGGCAGTTCCGTCATGGCCGGATCACTGACCGGCCTGCCGATTTTCCACAAGATGTTCGACCTGCCGCTCGACATGGTCCGCCACACCACGGCACCACATCACTACTGGGAAGCCGCCCCCGGCATGTCCGAACGCGACTTCTCGAAGAAATGTGCCGCAGATCTCGAAGCCATGATTCAGGCCGAAGGTCCGGAGACCGTCGGGGCTTTCATCGCTGAGCCCATGCTCGGCACGGGTGGTATCGTTCCCCCGCCGGAAGGTTACTGGGATGAAATCCAGCCGGTTCTGAACAAGCACGACATTCTGCTGATTGCTGATGAAGTGGTCTGCGGGTTTGGTCGTCTCGGCTCCAACTTCGGATCGCAGCATTACAATATGAAACCCGACCTGATGAGCGTCGCCAAAGGCCTGACCAGTGCCTATCTGCCGCTTTCAGGCTGCATCGTCGGCGACCGGGTCTGGAAGGCCATCGAAGAAGGCTCTGACGAACTCGGCGTGTTCAACCATGGCTGGACCTACTCGGCCCACCCGATCTGCGCTGCTGCTGCCATTGCCAATCTTGAACTCATCGAAGAACAGAAGCTGACCGAAAATGCTGCCACAACCGGTGCACATTTCATCAAGGGCCTGAAAGATGCCTTTGCCGGTCACAGCCATCTCGCAGAAGTTCGCGGCGAAGGCCTGCTGGCTGCCGTCGAATTTGTTGCCGATCCGGGCAGCAAGAAACCTTTCGAAAAGGGCCAGAAGGTTGCCGCAAAGCTGGCCATGGCCTGTGCCGACGAAGGTGTCATCTGCCGCGCCATGCCGCATGGCGATGTGCTCGGCTTCGCACCGCCCCTGATCCTGACCCCGGCAGAAGCCGACGAAATCGTCGACAAGGTCAGCCGCGGCGTCAAGAAAGGCTTCGACCGTCTCATCGCTGACGGCGTCATCTGA